TCCACTCCACTAACCTTTGTTCCTCCTCAGTCTTCTCGCCTCTCAGCTCCTTCAGCCTCGTTACGGCGAATTCCTCTTTCTTCGAAGAGGACGCACGCGCAGAGGACAGGTACTCTTTGAGTTTGGCGCGTGTAACGAAAGCGTTCTTTCGAGCTAGTCTCTCAGTGATTCCCTAGGTCGTAGAAGACAGAAAACCGGTCAGTAAATTACCCAAACTCAAAGCTTGAACTTGCTCAGTTCACAAACTAAAACGCCTACTAGAAACCTATCTATCCGACGGGAGGAGAGAGTCCTCAGTCATTCATTGATATTTCGTCTTGACCTTGCACTTGAGAGTAACCCATGCCACCAAACTTACCTGCACAGAGAAGTCAGCATCAATGGGGCTTGACACTTTGATGTTCACCAGTTCTCCAACAACATTCACTTTTTCGGTCATAGTGCGCGCGGGCTTGAGTGCTGTTTCCAAGGGACTGGCACTAGAGACACCACCCACAAGGCCTCGAGCGGTGGGTGTATTGCGAGAACGAGCGAAGAACATATCCTGACAACAAATGCGGATGGCCTGGGGAGGTAAATAAACGCTGACGTAAATACCAAATGAGCCGTGAAATAGActatactaataataaatatatatatagattattacatgttataaagagcctgatatcgtttttattcacgagtttttaataccatatcgcgaacgagcgagtgagcggtatggtattaaaaacatgtaataatttgtttattacatattacatccttcaaaaaaatcaagccaccaagttgaagtacaagaaagcgttgataaaactgcaaagcaattcttcccgtcAAATTTGACCCCAGGCGTCAGCTagaatctaaaatataacgtgcaacccgattggtccaaccaaattattacaatctctttggttggacaattcaaacccgtgaagtgatatgatatcatttcactcagtgaaatgatatcatatcacttcacgggtatcatttttattcacggctttatcacactgatatccacgcATAATATGTAATACAAGAAAATTCTTTCACTTAAGGAACAATATACATCAAgggataatatatatatttagtaaatttttagctcaggatgatgattttccagctttctgattggttccttaagcccatgatatgagccattatcttaaagtttgaccaaataaggaaaaactgatggcgaatttcttgtgcttaaattttggaggtcggaaaaaaatttttcgcggcgtcttcggtaaagaaaatgtcacgatttgaggaggtttcacccgaaaaaatcgaGAGAATTGCTTAAagttttactaaaacagttattcttctcggacttgactgagctgataataacaaactcggcctacggcctcgttggttatatatatcagctcatatacggcgcgtcctcgaagaataactttTAAACATCGATTTAACTAATAGAATTCATGTTGCCGTGAGTCTGTTCAGTACGAGATTAAAgctgacgtcaaaatgtggtaagaacaaaaaagtgaccGTTAGGCGAATGTGTcgctgatgttcttaccacatctTGACGTCTTGTGTGCTATTTTAccgaacagacgcacggcaacatggagtCTGTCTGTCTTATACAATAAAAACGTGCAAAAGTTAATACTGATGTCATTTATGCGTCTgttctccaatagatcatagatagTAACCCACAATGTGCGGACGACTTGAAACAATTCTTTTTCGTCACAAATAACGTGAACTTGTCTTTGCGTATGGGCCCTCCTTTCAAAAGGACGTCGATGACCTCACCCAACGGCGCCGTCGCGCCGACGTCCTCGTCTCGTAAGCTCGCCGTAACTAAATcgtacacacacacacacaaaacttGTCGCTTTAATACACTGCGCTCTAAGTTAACGTGACGGGCATACCTTGTAGAATTCTCGAAGGAACAGTGGATTTTGATCGTCCACCAGGTCATCGATCTTGATGTGTGACAGCGCGTGCATTATCACCACCAGGAAGTCGCCAACACTCTCCATTCGCTCCTGTCGCACAAACAGCACCTTGCGCGCATGCTCGTAGAAGAACGAATTGCGGAAGGCGTTCCGCTCGTAGTTGTTCGATGGCAAATTGGAGGCCAGTAGCAACGTCACTTCCGGTGTGTCCATGGCCTTCTGCAACATCTGAGTGATGAAGACTCCGAAGCGATACACGACGAAATTAGCAGGGCTCAGCTCGTTGATATCAACCGGAACTAAATCTCCCTTGCACAGCCACTGAGCGTCTTTGACGTCGATGTATGGGCGACCACCTTTGGCTCCAGCCACCCCTCCCTCGCCGATGTTGTTCTTCAGCATATTTTCGATTTCATTGACGCTGTCGAAAATTGGCGAGCCCATCAACATGGAGACCCAGTCCTGCTCTGATACACCCTCGGGCAGTCCCGCCGTGATCACGGGAGTTGCATCTGAGGTAACTGTAAAATTattagagaaaaaaacaaaattaaagtccACCGCCTTAGTTATGTCAACAGATACAAGTGGCAGTCAGTATGCAACtgttgcaataaaaaaaacatcactttaCAAGTTGTTTATTAATGAACCAAATGCTAACATTAAAGACTGTGGTGAATCATCCCTGTAGGCGCAAAATATCTCCAATAAGAAATAAGGCCTCCAACGGCCATCCCAAAGCTTTCCTTCACCTTcccaaattcattaataattcatgaggagaaaataaaaggaacgactaccgtgaaggaggtttggatatgtgatcctaattatcataaagttctgtgaacttttgctttgaatttcccTAACAATTATCAATGCTTTCAGAAGCTATGTCAAACAGTGTTTCATTAGATATCCAAACACCTCCAAGTTGGTTAagaaactcggctgcgcctcgttttttcaacccacttctccaTATTACATCCAGTACCTGTGTCCTTCTTGCGCGTATCTGTTGGTGCCTTTGGTAGGGTTGGTGTGCTCGctcttaaaatatctgcttccTGTTTCTGCAGCGCGCTTGTTTCTTGCTTTTCCTTTCGATCAGCAGCTTGCATTTCATCCTTCGCAGCTGCTTTTATCTTTTGCATCTCcgcttctttcttcttctttctcctAGCCTCAAGTTTATCACGAAGAGCAGCTTTGGTCTTATCTTGTTCTTTCTTTAGGTTGGCTTCGAACTTAGCCATGTTCTCTTCATGTTCTCGCATGAGTTTCTAAAGACAAATACAAAAGTGTTTCCATCAAAAGTTGCTACCATACTTCACCCGAGAGATCTGCCTTCTCTTCCCACTCCCCATAATcatatctctctctctctcccttgCCCTTTGAGGCCTTTAACATACATACCTCCTTCTCCTCCTCTGTCAATCTTCTTTGAGCCATTGATAGCTGTTTCGCAGCTTCCTGTTCCTGTGCCGCCTTCACTCTCCTTGCTGCTCTTTCAGCCTCTCTCTCCGCCAGCCTCAATTCCTCTCGTTCCTTTTCGCCCTCCAGTTCAGCTTCAAGACGTCTGTAAAAATACCATAACAGTTGACTGACCTATATACAGTAGCCTACTAACACCGTGCATACGCAGGTCTAGAATCTAAAATGAGGTTGCTGGCATGAGAGAGTTTATTAAGAAGCTATGACGGCTGCTGCAAAGAAAACGTCTTATCAAAACTCTACGTTAGTGTTTTGCGACGATTCCAAGTCAGTCACGTTGTTCACAATAACCGAAGTGCAGTCTCGCTTGCTTAGCACGAACGGTTTTCGTTCAAAAGAAAAGAGTTACTGCTGCacgctcgcgttgtcgtcagaacctcaataATGAACATTTTAcatcgtcgtttggcagactacgtcaactaattgcaccaaaaagcgtgccgcacgtgcagcacgattattttttctcattcaaccaatcaaatcattgatttgtagtGTTCTCGTTGCCGGTGTCgccgtcatttcttaaactccctaataaggagcttaagcaaagaagACGTCGACTATATCGAGAACctcatctgaaaatgtagcGTCGCGTTTCTGCAAAcaattctcaattattcaaagtcattacgcctGCAAAACGTGTtataactatcctggaattaaattggaacaagcgcttcagAGGTAAGAAGTTCGTCATCATatgttcacgtcgtccacacaactgcaaaacaggtcatttcgcgtcgtggaaagaacgagaacgtctccgaaatgtttaaaaatgaacaatgatcgtgcaaagcgtgcaaaattaatgtttttcattgtacAATATACAAATTtgtgccgtcgccgtcgtcgacTTCGTCGTAGTCGTCGTCATCGTAGTCGTCTCTTCGTAGTCGTTGTTGTCGTCGCCGtaatcgtcgtcgtcgtcgtcgtcgttgtAGTCGTCGTCGTAGTCGCCGTCGTAATCGTCGTCGTCGTAGTCGTGGTCGTATAGTTGtagtcgtcgtcgtcgtggttgcttaagctccccaatgTGTATCTGTGAACGACTCTTAAGAGATAATCAAACCCCTCCTTACTTGATTTCCTCGtccattttcttcttttgctcTTCGCTCTGCTGCTGTCTCTGTGCCTTGATCTCGTTAATCTTCTCCGCCATTTCGAACATGGTTTGCTCGCGATATTCCTTCGCCGCTTGAGAGGCGCGTTCAGCTTCTTCATTGTAGCTTTTGACGAGCTCCTAAcgtacaataaaaaaaaacaaattcccTCGTGAAACGTCGATACACGGACAAGGCGTTCAGAGCGATTCGGCAAGCGGGTTAACAGCAGGAGAAGTCCCCCGCCCCGCccccaaaatataaaaaaatgtaataacaaaCAATTCGAGTAAATTCCTACATGCAATCGACGTCTTTCTCAAGACTCTCAACACCATCATTTGCCGCTAAAAAAAAGTTATGCTTCGTCCCCGTGGCAGTTATAAAAACAACATACTATTACAGCAAAATGAAAAGGGCATGGACAAGTTGCATAGCAAAACCGACCAGCAAACCTACCTCTTCGGTTGAAAGCTCACTCATCGTGCCCGCGAGCTCTTGCAACTGTCTCTCTCTAAGTTCCAATCTGCCATGCGCGTGTTTGACCTCCAATGACGGCACAGTGTCCAGTTCAGCTTGAGCGACTTTCTCCTCTGTTTCTGTATCAAACTGGGCTCGTTGTTTCTGCACAAAGGAAAGAAGCCATACAAAAATAAGCACCCATACTAACAACAAGACCAACTCGAATTGGTATGTAACAAGTAACATTTCTGCTCTGGTTTTAACAactatttaaggacggtgcctactaattaaagatattttttcgcccgtgtgtgattatgcaggaaatgtagatcttaacaagtcctattgaaatacaaaaagaaaattgggggtaaccacgcatttttcaaagataattcatgaataatatctgtaaaaagctttaaaatacaaagcaatgtatggcgttctttctcaaattaaagcttcattatctctcaaaaatgcatggttacccccaattttatttttggatactaagagtacttactaagatctactttctccggatagttttaaaccgcgcaaaaagatccctgtattagtaagcattggcgataggaaatccgagtatccggagatgcgcagaacgtatgcgcaataacaatagtaggcaccgtccttaagaatAATTTGACTTGGCCGACcaaaaaaaaggcaacaaaGACGACCTAAATGAGAAAATATTCACTGAAAGTCAACACACAAGGAGAGCACGAAAAGTTGAGTGAAAAGTTCATCTGTTACCTTGTGTTTCAGCTTCAGCTCTGCTTTATTTTGAGACAGCTCCACAGTACTCATCGAGTTTGACTTGCCAATCAAGGCCACCAGTTCCTGAAAGAATCAATAATATAAAAACGCTGCTTAGAAATTATAATCT
Above is a genomic segment from Acropora muricata isolate sample 2 chromosome 1, ASM3666990v1, whole genome shotgun sequence containing:
- the LOC136918934 gene encoding axoneme-associated protein mst101(2)-like, with the translated sequence MIALEQELTTEEHTGGQQISDQIEQQKLKLIEAKKEAFNKELSSKRSQLTKEEADALLEQHKQELEFLSRSMVVEKQRQLASLSEKIAERKKRKAAALEQRHKAEMAKELINQQEERQKIEDDKIREAQKSALINAVQDLDSEKAGNTIYQVLQQRHMRERVKLEEQCSREIAAAKADARAQMAESRQAEREEMVAEQEKELVALIGKSNSMSTVELSQNKAELKLKHKKQRAQFDTETEEKVAQAELDTVPSLEVKHAHGRLELRERQLQELAGTMSELSTEEELVKSYNEEAERASQAAKEYREQTMFEMAEKINEIKAQRQQQSEEQKKKMDEEIKRLEAELEGEKEREELRLAEREAERAARRVKAAQEQEAAKQLSMAQRRLTEEEKEKLMREHEENMAKFEANLKKEQDKTKAALRDKLEARRKKKKEAEMQKIKAAAKDEMQAADRKEKQETSALQKQEADILRASTPTLPKAPTDTRKKDTVTSDATPVITAGLPEGVSEQDWVSMLMGSPIFDSVNEIENMLKNNIGEGGVAGAKGGRPYIDVKDAQWLCKGDLVPVDINELSPANFVVYRFGVFITQMLQKAMDTPEVTLLLASNLPSNNYERNAFRNSFFYEHARKVLFVRQERMESVGDFLVVIMHALSHIKIDDLVDDQNPLFLREFYKAIRICCQDMFFARSRNTPTARGLVGGVSSASPLETALKPARTMTEKVNVVGELVNIKVSSPIDADFSVQGITERLARKNAFVTRAKLKEYLSSARASSSKKEEFAVTRLKELRGEKTEEEQRPKSRKQVKTGLKSPKELLERQINDFKGRVDTLNTELARVLKTESDLNSNVGEMEQDDSVSEERLEIMRKQLVNTEQRKNNLLMKVDYVEEEIAKKTKELKALK